From Plasmodium chabaudi chabaudi strain AS genome assembly, chromosome: 12, the proteins below share one genomic window:
- a CDS encoding 40S ribosomal protein S20e, putative (pfam_scan;Pfam:PF00338.18; E()=1.5E-25;score=89.1;query 20-113;description=Ribosomal_S10;~iprscan;InterPro:IPR036838 : Ribosomal protein S10 domain superfamily;Superfamily:SSF54999; score=1.29E-27;query 19-115;description=Ribosomal protein S10 domain superfamily;~iprscan;InterPro:IPR001848 : Ribosomal protein S10;PRINTS:PR00971; score=5.8E-12;query 18-31;description=Ribosomal protein S10;~iprscan;InterPro:IPR001848 : Ribosomal protein S10;PRINTS:PR00971; score=5.8E-12;query 53-68;description=Ribosomal protein S10;~iprscan;InterPro:IPR001848 : Ribosomal protein S10;PRINTS:PR00971; score=5.8E-12;query 75-89;description=Ribosomal protein S10;~iprscan;InterPro:IPR027486 : Ribosomal protein S10 domain;Pfam:PF00338; score=1.9E-25;query 20-113;description=Ribosomal protein S10 domain;~iprscan;InterPro:IPR027486 : Ribosomal protein S10 domain;SMART:SM01403; score=4.6E-32;query 20-114;description=Ribosomal protein S10 domain;~iprscan;InterPro:IPR005729 : Ribosomal protein S10, eukaryotic/archaeal;TIGR_TIGRFAMS:TIGR01046; score=2.5E-38; query 18-114;description=Ribosomal protein S10, eukaryotic/archaeal) has translation MSKLMKGAIDNEKYRLRRIRIALTSKNLRAIEKVCSDIMKGAKEKNLNVSGPVRLPVKTLRITTRKSPCGEGTNTWDRFELRIYKRLIDLYSQCEVVTQMTSINIDPVVEVEVIITDS, from the exons ATGAGTAAATTAATGAAAGGAGCCATTGACAATGAGAAGTATAGACTTCGTCGTATTCGTATTGCTTTAACTTCCAAGAATTTGAGAGCTATAGAAAAAg TCTGCAGCGACATTATGAAAGGAGCAAAGGAAAAAAACTTAAATGTATCTGGACCTGTAAGGTTGCCAGTCAAAACCTTAAGAATAACAACAAGAAAATCACCTTGTGGAGAAGGTACCAACACATGGGATAGATTTGAACTAAGAATTTACAAAAGACTTATTGATTTATATTCACAATGTGAGGTTGTTACACAAATGACATCCATCAATATAGATCCAGTAGTTGAAGTCGAAGTTATTATAACTGattcttaa